A single window of Jeotgalibacillus haloalkalitolerans DNA harbors:
- a CDS encoding TraR/DksA C4-type zinc finger protein yields the protein MITKEQQNTLKDELYTRKKQIIEQNEKSEDYENTELSNYDNHPADNATDLFEREKDLALEEHTQKELDDINDALNAMEEGTYGLCAVGGEDIPFERLEAMPTALTCVEHAEEYSSTNQRPSEESVISPSSDHPYRGEDEGIRDYENSFDEAARYGTSETPSDMANGEESYDDLYEEDVEDEDVANEMDGKHRKILPDNE from the coding sequence ATGATTACAAAAGAGCAGCAAAATACATTAAAAGATGAACTATATACACGTAAAAAGCAGATTATCGAACAAAACGAAAAATCTGAGGACTATGAGAACACAGAGCTCTCAAATTACGATAATCACCCGGCTGATAATGCAACAGATCTTTTCGAACGTGAAAAAGACCTGGCACTTGAAGAGCATACACAAAAAGAGCTGGATGATATTAATGACGCATTAAATGCGATGGAAGAAGGCACTTATGGTTTATGTGCTGTAGGTGGTGAGGATATTCCATTCGAACGCCTTGAAGCAATGCCGACTGCTTTGACCTGTGTTGAACATGCTGAAGAGTATAGCAGCACGAACCAGCGTCCAAGTGAAGAGTCTGTTATCAGCCCTTCATCAGATCACCCATACCGTGGTGAAGATGAAGGTATCAGGGACTATGAAAACAGTTTTGATGAGGCTGCAAGATACGGCACATCTGAAACCCCTTCAGATATGGCCAACGGTGAAGAAAGCTATGATGATCTTTATGAGGAAGATGTTGAGGATGAAGATGTAGCAAACGAAATGGATGGCAAGCACAGAAAGATTTTGCCTGATAACGAAT